One window of Watersipora subatra chromosome 3, tzWatSuba1.1, whole genome shotgun sequence genomic DNA carries:
- the LOC137391042 gene encoding small integral membrane protein 7-like produces the protein MLSDIVLACTLLVNAGAILNFNLKKKPDEHGFIEIVRDPSTGDKIREFLQSLRQLRIFIALWNLFVLFLMLTFFGH, from the exons ATGCTTTCTGATATTGTTCTTGCTTG TACACTGTTGGTGAATGCGGGAGCAATCTTGAACTTCAACCT TAAGAAGAAACCAGATGAACATGGATTTATAGAAATAGTGAGAGATCCTTCTACTG GTGACAAAATCCGAGAGTTTCTCCAAAGCCTGCGTCAGCTTAGGATTTTTATAGCACTTTGGAACTTGTTTGTCCTCTTTTTGATGTTAAC GTTCTTCGGGCATTGA